In Urechidicola croceus, a single window of DNA contains:
- a CDS encoding DUF6913 domain-containing protein has translation MILSGIREKNLRKYIERELSKKDDFENRFSESKINSILILSDESIGHNVDELISNVLGLEISKVKLLIFKENKDKNLVSDIVVSQKDFGFFGKLKNAEHQQMVSLKYDLLINYTIDNYYFNSIVASSDAKFKVGFLNNDERLYDFMISLKDNNISSFNKELKKYLKILNKI, from the coding sequence ATGATTTTAAGTGGTATTAGAGAGAAAAACCTTCGGAAATATATAGAAAGAGAATTATCAAAAAAAGATGATTTTGAAAATCGATTTTCTGAAAGTAAAATAAACTCAATACTGATTTTATCAGATGAAAGTATTGGTCATAATGTTGATGAATTAATTTCCAATGTTTTGGGTTTAGAAATTTCAAAAGTGAAGTTGCTTATTTTTAAGGAAAATAAAGACAAGAATTTAGTCTCAGATATAGTTGTCTCTCAAAAAGATTTTGGTTTTTTTGGTAAACTTAAAAATGCAGAACATCAACAAATGGTTAGTTTGAAATACGATTTGTTGATTAACTACACAATTGATAATTATTATTTTAATAGTATAGTAGCAAGTTCAGATGCAAAGTTTAAGGTTGGGTTTTTGAATAATGATGAGCGATTGTATGATTTTATGATATCGCTAAAGGATAATAATATTTCTTCATTTAATAAAGAACTGAAAAAATATTTAAAGATTTTAAATAAAATATAA
- the porD gene encoding type IX secretion system protein PorD — MKYLIEFMNKFVKILVIFLVAIQANAQELNATVTVNSDKVPGSNKQVFQTLERSITEFLNQKKWTNKNFKSQEKIQCNFTLTILEQEGSNNFTGNIQVQSSRPVYNSSYLTPIFNFKDNDFSFRYTEFENLQYNPNSFDSNLVSVITFYTYMVLGMDGDTFARNGGTEYYNSAENVMNQAQQSSYIGWNQNDNGVTRFRLITDILSGAFSNFRVAMYNYHLLGLDIMHNDKLESKEKISNSLKLLKTIYDRRPNAILVRVFMDAKSDEIVNIFSDGPRFETDKLKDDLIRMSPTNMSKWNSIN, encoded by the coding sequence ATGAAATACTTAATCGAATTCATGAATAAATTTGTCAAAATACTAGTAATATTTTTAGTTGCAATTCAAGCTAATGCTCAAGAGTTGAATGCTACTGTAACTGTGAATTCAGACAAAGTTCCTGGTTCTAACAAACAAGTTTTTCAAACATTAGAACGATCAATTACTGAGTTTTTGAATCAGAAAAAGTGGACAAACAAAAATTTTAAATCCCAAGAAAAAATTCAGTGTAATTTCACATTGACGATTCTTGAGCAAGAAGGAAGTAACAACTTTACAGGTAATATTCAAGTTCAATCCTCAAGACCAGTTTATAATTCGTCATATTTAACTCCGATATTCAATTTTAAAGACAATGACTTTTCATTTCGATATACCGAATTTGAAAACCTACAATACAATCCAAATAGCTTTGATTCTAACTTAGTATCGGTTATAACATTTTATACATATATGGTTTTGGGTATGGATGGTGATACATTTGCTAGAAATGGAGGAACTGAATATTATAATTCAGCAGAAAATGTTATGAATCAAGCACAGCAAAGTAGTTATATTGGTTGGAATCAAAATGACAATGGAGTGACTCGTTTTAGATTAATAACAGATATTCTTTCTGGTGCATTCAGTAATTTTAGAGTAGCAATGTATAATTATCATCTCTTAGGATTGGATATAATGCATAATGATAAATTAGAGTCAAAAGAAAAAATTTCCAACTCGCTGAAATTATTGAAAACTATTTATGACCGTAGACCAAATGCGATTCTGGTTCGAGTTTTTATGGATGCAAAGTCAGATGAGATAGTTAATATTTTTTCTGATGGTCCGCGCTTTGAAACTGATAAATTGAAGGATGATTTGATAAGAATGTCACCTACCAATATGTCAAAATGGAATTCAATAAACTAG
- a CDS encoding VOC family protein, with product MKKVLLFIVLIVISINTFSQSFEFTNSHTALHVKDVNLSAKFYNEIMWLPEMETPKGIPETIRWFYLNDNSQVHLIQSNELVKIPKGIHLSFATKHLDGFIKHLIKFNIPFENWYGEKSTTNTRGDNVKQIYIQDPDGYWIEINDDLK from the coding sequence ATGAAAAAAGTACTTCTGTTTATTGTATTAATTGTTATTTCAATCAATACATTTTCACAGTCATTTGAATTCACAAATAGCCATACTGCTCTTCACGTAAAAGACGTGAACTTAAGCGCAAAGTTTTATAATGAAATTATGTGGTTACCAGAAATGGAAACTCCAAAAGGGATTCCAGAAACTATACGTTGGTTCTACTTAAATGACAACAGTCAAGTACATCTAATTCAGTCAAATGAATTGGTTAAAATACCGAAAGGTATTCATCTATCTTTTGCAACAAAACATTTAGATGGTTTTATTAAACATTTAATTAAGTTTAATATTCCGTTTGAAAATTGGTACGGTGAAAAAAGCACCACAAATACACGTGGTGATAATGTTAAACAAATCTATATTCAAGACCCTGATGGTTATTGGATAGAAATAAATGATGATTTAAAATAA
- the coaBC gene encoding bifunctional phosphopantothenoylcysteine decarboxylase/phosphopantothenate--cysteine ligase CoaBC, translating to MSVLSGKNILLGVTAGIAAYKTAHLVRLFIKAGAYVRVVMTPASKDFVTPLTLSTLSKNPVLSTFYDKEDENELWNNHVDLGLWADLMLIAPVTANTLSKMANGTSDNLLLATYLSAKCKVYFAPAMDLDMYKHPSTDESISKLESFGNICIPATSGELASGLVGEGRMAEPEDIISFIEADIISRLPLRGKKVLITAGPTYEAIDPVRFIGNHSSGKMGFELAKRAANLGAKVILITGVSNEKVNHSLIERIDVVSADDMYNAVHQNFDNVAIAIASAAVADYRPKEVSSVKIKKKDDSLNIELEKTKDILASMGKLKKNQFLVGFALETNNELENAKGKLARKNLDMIVLNSLQDKGAGFKKSTNKITIIDSSENISEFGLKSKVDVAKDIFNEILNRIHE from the coding sequence ATGTCAGTTTTAAGCGGTAAAAATATTCTACTCGGTGTAACTGCTGGAATAGCTGCATATAAAACTGCACATTTAGTTAGACTTTTTATTAAAGCAGGCGCTTATGTACGTGTAGTTATGACGCCTGCTTCTAAAGATTTTGTTACTCCGTTAACACTTTCTACTCTTTCCAAAAATCCTGTTCTTTCCACTTTTTATGATAAAGAAGATGAAAATGAATTATGGAACAATCATGTTGATTTAGGCCTATGGGCCGATTTAATGCTAATAGCTCCTGTTACTGCCAATACACTTTCAAAAATGGCTAATGGAACAAGTGATAATTTGCTATTAGCAACTTATCTATCGGCTAAATGTAAAGTGTATTTTGCACCAGCAATGGATTTGGATATGTATAAACATCCATCTACAGACGAAAGTATTAGTAAGTTAGAAAGTTTTGGAAATATATGCATACCTGCAACTAGTGGGGAATTGGCAAGTGGATTAGTTGGTGAAGGTAGAATGGCTGAACCAGAGGATATTATTTCTTTTATTGAAGCCGATATTATTTCTAGACTACCACTTCGTGGAAAAAAAGTATTAATAACTGCTGGTCCAACATACGAAGCAATCGATCCTGTTCGTTTTATAGGTAACCACTCTTCAGGTAAAATGGGATTTGAATTAGCCAAAAGAGCAGCAAATCTTGGAGCAAAAGTAATTTTGATTACTGGAGTTTCAAATGAAAAAGTCAATCATTCACTAATTGAAAGAATTGATGTAGTAAGTGCTGATGATATGTATAATGCTGTTCATCAAAATTTTGACAATGTAGCTATAGCCATAGCTTCAGCAGCTGTTGCAGATTATAGACCTAAAGAAGTGTCATCCGTAAAAATTAAAAAGAAAGATGATAGTTTAAATATAGAATTAGAAAAGACTAAGGATATATTAGCTTCAATGGGTAAATTAAAAAAGAACCAATTTTTGGTTGGTTTTGCCTTAGAAACAAATAATGAACTTGAGAATGCTAAAGGGAAATTAGCCAGAAAAAATTTAGATATGATTGTTTTAAATTCACTACAAGACAAAGGAGCTGGGTTTAAAAAGTCAACAAATAAGATCACAATAATTGATAGTTCGGAAAATATTTCCGAATTTGGTCTAAAATCTAAGGTAGATGTTGCCAAAGATATTTTTAATGAAATACTTAATCGAATTCATGAATAA
- a CDS encoding enoyl-ACP reductase FabI produces MYNLLKGKKGIIFGALDSNSIAWKVAERAHEEGAEFVLTNAPIAMRMGTINELAEKTGSQIIPADATSMEDIENLVEKSTEILGGKIDFVLHSIGMSVNVRKGKHYTDPKYDFTTKGWDVSAVSFHKVMNVLYNKNAMNEWGSIVALTYMAAQRVFPDYNDMADNKAYLESIARSFGYFFGRDHKVRVNTISQSPTATTAGQGVKGFDGFIKYAEEMSPLGNATALECADYTISLFSDLTKKVTLQNLFHDGGFSNMGVSTKIMDHFTE; encoded by the coding sequence ATGTATAACTTATTAAAAGGAAAAAAAGGAATTATTTTTGGAGCTTTAGATTCAAATTCAATTGCTTGGAAAGTTGCAGAACGCGCACATGAAGAAGGAGCAGAATTTGTATTAACCAATGCGCCAATTGCCATGAGAATGGGAACGATTAATGAATTAGCTGAGAAAACAGGTTCTCAAATTATCCCTGCCGATGCTACTTCAATGGAAGATATAGAAAATTTAGTAGAAAAATCTACAGAAATTTTAGGAGGAAAAATTGATTTTGTACTGCATTCAATTGGTATGTCTGTTAATGTACGAAAAGGAAAACACTATACTGATCCTAAATATGATTTCACAACCAAAGGTTGGGATGTTTCAGCAGTTTCATTTCACAAAGTTATGAATGTGTTGTATAATAAAAATGCAATGAATGAATGGGGGTCAATTGTAGCATTGACCTATATGGCAGCACAACGAGTATTCCCAGATTATAATGATATGGCTGATAATAAGGCGTATTTAGAATCAATTGCTCGTAGTTTTGGTTATTTCTTCGGAAGAGATCATAAAGTTAGAGTGAATACAATTTCTCAATCTCCAACAGCAACAACAGCAGGTCAAGGTGTAAAAGGATTTGATGGATTTATAAAATATGCTGAAGAGATGTCACCACTTGGAAATGCTACTGCTCTTGAATGTGCCGACTATACAATTTCATTATTTTCCGATTTAACCAAGAAAGTTACTTTACAAAATCTTTTCCATGATGGAGGATTCTCCAATATGGGAGTTAGTACCAAAATAATGGATCATTTTACAGAATAA
- a CDS encoding lysoplasmalogenase — protein sequence MKSSKLILGIFLIVSILDIIGISIGNETMKYIFKPLIMLTLMAYYSVVVNNENKLYLAALFFAFIGDVLLMFDTQLNFILGLISFLIAHVLYIIIIVKLLNKSTSVQKTIAIVPFLIFYIGLIYLLKDSMGEMLIPVVIYGLIISTFGAVSFLNYLTKKSVVSLVLLGGALFFIVSDSTLAIDKFYQSEGYFSILIMLTYILAQYLICRFMIVESENKE from the coding sequence ATGAAAAGTAGTAAATTGATTTTAGGAATTTTCTTAATTGTATCTATTTTAGATATAATTGGTATTTCAATTGGAAATGAAACGATGAAATACATTTTTAAACCATTAATTATGTTGACTTTGATGGCTTATTATTCTGTTGTAGTTAACAATGAGAATAAGTTGTATTTAGCCGCGTTGTTTTTTGCTTTTATAGGAGATGTATTATTAATGTTTGATACACAATTGAATTTTATTTTAGGCCTAATATCCTTCTTAATTGCACATGTTTTATATATCATTATTATTGTAAAACTGTTAAATAAATCAACTTCTGTTCAAAAAACAATAGCAATTGTGCCATTTTTAATTTTCTATATTGGATTGATCTATTTGTTGAAAGATAGTATGGGTGAAATGTTAATTCCTGTTGTTATTTATGGGCTTATAATATCCACATTTGGCGCTGTTTCTTTTTTGAATTACTTGACCAAAAAGTCTGTAGTTTCTTTAGTATTATTAGGAGGAGCACTATTTTTTATTGTGTCAGATAGTACTTTGGCAATAGATAAATTTTATCAATCTGAAGGGTATTTTTCAATATTGATAATGTTAACATATATTTTAGCTCAATATTTAATTTGTCGCTTTATGATTGTTGAAAGCGAGAATAAAGAATGA
- the recN gene encoding DNA repair protein RecN, which produces MLSTLSIKNYALIDQLNVKFNDGLSIITGETGAGKSILLGALGLVLGKRADVSYLKDTTQKCIVEAEFNIQNYSLESFFSEEDLDFEQLTIIRREILPSGKSRAFINDTPTTLSVLNSLSEKLIDVHSQHQTLALSDTAYQFKIIDALASNESKIASYKRGLAIYNQHKKELVEMLDVQQEEKQHYEYNLYLYNELETAGLTIGEQEKIEQELELLNNVEEIKLNLTEALEISENEEVGIASLISLFKSKLNKIAGYSEVYNSLSERVESLDIELKDVIQEIEDANENVSYNPSEIEKLNDRLQLIYDLLKKHSAANIDELLQVYESLSEKVYQVENSSKVITDKRQDIEKVSIELNKLALSIHKKREKVIPVFIKKMESNLSNLGMENSRFQLNLTRSDTFFTNGKDELKLLFSANKGGNFGELKKVASGGELSRIMLAVKSILSEYINLPTIIFDEIDTGVSGEISNKMGDIMSQMSTNMQVISITHLPQIAAKGKQHYKVYKEEISNVISTQLKLLSSSERVNEIAEMLGGKNLTDSALTHAKELLN; this is translated from the coding sequence TTGCTAAGTACACTTTCTATAAAAAATTATGCTCTGATCGATCAATTGAATGTCAAATTCAATGATGGTTTATCTATTATTACTGGTGAAACTGGTGCTGGAAAATCAATTCTTTTAGGTGCTTTAGGCTTAGTTTTGGGTAAACGTGCTGACGTTTCTTATTTAAAAGATACAACTCAAAAATGTATTGTTGAAGCCGAATTTAATATTCAGAATTACAGTTTAGAGTCTTTCTTTTCAGAAGAAGATTTAGATTTTGAACAACTTACAATTATTAGAAGAGAAATTTTACCAAGTGGAAAATCGCGAGCATTTATAAACGACACACCAACCACTTTATCGGTATTAAATTCATTAAGTGAAAAATTAATCGATGTTCATTCTCAACACCAAACATTGGCTCTTTCTGATACCGCATATCAATTTAAGATAATTGATGCTTTGGCATCAAATGAGTCAAAAATAGCTTCTTACAAAAGAGGATTGGCTATATACAATCAACACAAAAAAGAGTTGGTTGAAATGTTGGATGTTCAACAAGAAGAAAAGCAACATTATGAATATAATTTATATTTATATAATGAATTAGAAACTGCTGGTTTGACTATTGGAGAGCAAGAGAAAATAGAGCAAGAATTAGAATTGCTAAATAATGTTGAGGAAATAAAATTAAATTTAACTGAGGCTTTAGAAATTTCTGAAAATGAAGAAGTAGGAATCGCGAGTTTAATAAGTTTGTTTAAATCTAAGTTGAATAAAATTGCTGGTTATTCTGAAGTTTATAATTCACTTTCCGAAAGAGTTGAGAGTTTAGATATAGAGTTAAAGGATGTTATTCAGGAGATTGAAGATGCAAATGAGAATGTAAGTTACAATCCTTCAGAAATTGAAAAATTAAATGATCGACTACAATTAATTTATGATTTATTAAAAAAGCATTCTGCAGCCAATATTGATGAATTACTACAAGTTTACGAATCACTTTCTGAAAAAGTGTATCAAGTAGAAAATTCATCAAAAGTTATAACAGATAAGCGTCAAGATATAGAGAAGGTTTCAATAGAGTTAAATAAATTGGCTCTGTCAATTCATAAGAAAAGAGAAAAGGTAATACCCGTTTTTATAAAAAAAATGGAGTCAAACTTAAGTAATCTTGGGATGGAGAACTCTCGTTTTCAATTAAATTTAACAAGATCAGATACATTTTTTACAAATGGAAAGGATGAATTAAAATTATTATTTTCAGCTAACAAAGGTGGGAATTTTGGTGAATTAAAAAAGGTAGCATCTGGCGGAGAACTTTCAAGAATAATGCTAGCTGTTAAATCAATTTTATCAGAATACATAAATTTACCTACAATTATTTTTGATGAAATTGACACAGGAGTTTCTGGAGAAATATCTAATAAAATGGGAGATATAATGTCTCAAATGAGTACAAATATGCAAGTCATAAGCATCACTCATTTACCACAAATTGCTGCGAAAGGAAAACAACATTATAAAGTTTATAAAGAAGAGATTTCAAATGTTATTTCAACACAATTAAAATTATTATCATCTAGTGAACGTGTGAATGAAATTGCTGAGATGCTTGGTGGTAAAAATTTAACAGATTCTGCTTTGACACACGCTAAAGAGTTGTTGAATTAA
- the dapA gene encoding 4-hydroxy-tetrahydrodipicolinate synthase: MQKFLGTGVALVTPFNADKSVDFEALEKLVNFQIDNGVNYLVVLGTTGEPATLTSYEQSKVIDKIIAVNNGQLPLVLGVGGNNTSAVVETLKTKDLSGFDAILSVSPYYNKPTQEGIYQHFKAISKASPLPVILYNVPGRTAKNMEPETVIRLARDFDNIIGVKEASGDMVQSMRLIQNKPKDFMVISGDDMIALPMTLGGGAGVISVIGQALPSDFSEMIKLGLLGKCNDAFRLQYKIMDSIDLIFEEGNPAGIKSMLNKLEICGVEVRLPLVKATKDLSERIGDFIEEY, translated from the coding sequence ATGCAAAAATTTTTAGGAACCGGAGTTGCCTTAGTCACACCTTTTAATGCTGATAAATCTGTTGATTTTGAAGCATTAGAAAAATTAGTGAATTTTCAAATCGATAATGGAGTAAATTATTTAGTTGTTTTAGGGACAACAGGTGAGCCTGCAACATTAACATCTTATGAGCAATCCAAAGTAATAGATAAGATTATTGCAGTAAATAACGGTCAATTACCTTTGGTGTTGGGTGTTGGAGGAAATAATACTTCTGCGGTAGTAGAAACTCTTAAAACAAAAGATTTATCTGGGTTTGATGCTATTTTATCTGTTTCACCTTACTATAACAAGCCAACGCAAGAGGGAATTTATCAGCATTTCAAAGCTATTTCAAAGGCAAGTCCATTACCAGTAATATTGTACAACGTTCCGGGTAGAACAGCCAAAAATATGGAGCCAGAAACCGTGATAAGATTAGCAAGAGATTTTGATAACATTATCGGCGTTAAAGAAGCTAGTGGTGATATGGTTCAATCAATGAGATTGATTCAAAATAAACCTAAAGATTTTATGGTTATCTCTGGTGATGATATGATTGCTCTACCAATGACTTTAGGTGGGGGAGCTGGAGTAATAAGTGTGATTGGTCAAGCCTTACCTAGTGATTTTTCAGAGATGATAAAATTAGGATTGTTAGGTAAATGTAATGATGCTTTTAGACTTCAATACAAAATCATGGATAGTATTGATTTAATTTTTGAAGAAGGAAATCCTGCAGGTATCAAGTCAATGTTAAATAAATTAGAAATTTGTGGTGTAGAAGTTCGATTGCCATTAGTAAAGGCAACAAAAGATTTAAGTGAGAGAATAGGAGATTTTATTGAGGAATATTAA
- a CDS encoding DNA-directed RNA polymerase subunit omega has translation MDYKNSEAPLSTITYNREKVENPTGNLYEAIVIMAKRATQINGDLKKELIEKLDEFATHNDSLEEVFENKEQIEVSKFYERLPKPTAIAVEEWLANKTYHRTPDTK, from the coding sequence ATGGACTATAAAAATTCAGAAGCACCGTTATCAACAATTACGTATAATAGAGAAAAAGTTGAAAACCCAACAGGAAATTTATACGAAGCTATTGTAATAATGGCAAAGAGAGCAACTCAAATCAATGGAGATTTGAAAAAAGAATTGATTGAAAAGTTAGATGAGTTTGCTACTCATAATGACAGTTTAGAAGAAGTTTTTGAAAACAAAGAACAAATTGAGGTTTCTAAGTTCTATGAGCGTTTACCAAAACCAACTGCAATTGCTGTTGAAGAATGGTTGGCTAACAAAACTTACCATAGAACTCCAGACACAAAATAA
- a CDS encoding outer membrane protein assembly factor BamD — protein sequence MQKMKRIGYIFLIAIALSSCSQYQKVLNKGTVEEQYKMATDMYDAQKYGKAIQLFEKITPSYRGKPQMERIQYMVSDAYYQTKQYSLASYYFDRFTKNYPKSTKREEAAYLSAMSYYLDSPVFSLDQTSTHEALTAMQSFIDQYPESEKIADANIAIKELRHKLEKKAFETAKQYYHIEDYTASITSFDNLISDYLGTSFREEAMFYKLKASYELGMNSIAIKKEKRLKDAIKAYDRLKRNYPASEYINDADKLLKDLNNELATFTNTVATSANK from the coding sequence ATGCAAAAAATGAAGAGAATAGGGTATATATTTTTGATAGCAATTGCACTATCATCATGTAGTCAATATCAAAAAGTATTGAATAAGGGAACTGTAGAAGAACAATATAAAATGGCTACTGATATGTATGATGCGCAGAAGTATGGAAAAGCCATTCAATTATTTGAAAAAATAACACCGAGTTATAGAGGTAAACCTCAAATGGAAAGAATTCAGTATATGGTGAGTGATGCATATTATCAAACAAAACAATACTCATTAGCTTCTTATTATTTTGATAGGTTCACTAAGAATTATCCAAAAAGTACTAAAAGGGAAGAAGCAGCATATTTATCTGCAATGAGTTATTATTTAGACTCTCCTGTTTTTAGTTTGGATCAAACATCAACCCATGAAGCTTTAACAGCCATGCAATCATTTATTGATCAATATCCTGAATCAGAAAAAATTGCTGATGCAAATATTGCCATTAAAGAATTACGTCATAAATTAGAGAAAAAAGCATTTGAAACTGCTAAACAATATTATCATATTGAAGATTATACAGCTTCAATAACATCTTTTGATAATTTAATTTCTGATTATTTGGGTACTTCTTTTCGTGAAGAAGCAATGTTTTATAAGTTAAAGGCTTCTTATGAATTAGGAATGAATAGTATTGCTATTAAAAAGGAAAAAAGATTAAAAGATGCTATAAAAGCATACGATAGACTAAAAAGAAATTACCCTGCATCAGAATATATAAACGATGCAGATAAATTGTTAAAGGATTTAAATAACGAATTAGCGACATTTACAAATACTGTTGCAACTTCAGCAAATAAATAA
- a CDS encoding T9SS type A sorting domain-containing protein, with translation MKKLLLLFLVTLFTLSNSYAQCEYSLLMADTYGDGWNGNTIDVLVDGLVVLDDVTLDNGYDGSIPIPVVDGQEITTVWNAGGEYGYETSYTITDNIGTSVGSESEADISTAIVVACQAIPDPPSNISCATADTITCGETISTNSLGSTATSEGIGCLMGENGVWYTFLGTGFEMTLTVDASFDHRIGLAEGECGSEQVNIACVDSSIATETYTFESTQDMVYYVYIAHYSSAGTSTGDIDITLDCATCVIPTATYTIVDDCETSGGFLIDVDITDLGSATSLDVFDGTTTIEITDTGVEQFGPYALETEVNFTITNNQDTTCEILSPTLTKIACSPTNDDCSNAKSFLSLPFSDTLDASGATNNAGFIAECGFGMNDGVWYTFTPISDGVVDIVVENVDGWDPEVAVYTGSCGTFTCVDSVDDGGADVSETISGMDVTNGVQYWINIGYYGGSTDSQEGLFTLNVSGTGLSVEDNIIEGFSIYPNPVNDVLRFAAQDNIDEISVYNLLGQEVLRTQPKVLNTQVDMTKLPTGMYVVKVKVGQQLGSYRVVKE, from the coding sequence ATGAAAAAATTATTACTTTTATTTTTAGTAACCCTATTTACTCTTTCAAATTCATATGCACAATGTGAATACTCTTTATTGATGGCCGATACTTATGGCGATGGATGGAATGGTAATACAATTGATGTATTAGTTGATGGTTTAGTTGTATTAGATGATGTAACACTTGATAATGGCTATGATGGAAGCATCCCAATTCCTGTTGTCGATGGACAAGAAATTACTACTGTTTGGAATGCAGGAGGAGAATATGGGTATGAAACATCTTATACTATCACCGACAATATAGGAACTTCGGTTGGCTCAGAATCAGAAGCTGATATTTCAACAGCTATTGTTGTTGCTTGTCAAGCTATACCTGACCCTCCATCTAATATTTCATGTGCAACAGCTGATACAATAACTTGTGGTGAAACAATTAGCACAAATTCTTTAGGTTCAACAGCTACTTCAGAAGGTATTGGCTGTTTAATGGGTGAAAATGGTGTTTGGTATACCTTTTTAGGTACCGGATTTGAAATGACATTAACAGTTGACGCATCATTTGATCATAGAATTGGTTTGGCTGAAGGTGAATGTGGCTCAGAACAAGTTAATATTGCTTGTGTTGATTCATCAATTGCTACTGAGACCTATACTTTTGAATCAACCCAAGACATGGTATACTATGTTTATATAGCTCATTATTCTTCAGCAGGAACTTCCACAGGTGATATAGATATTACATTAGATTGTGCTACATGTGTTATTCCAACAGCAACTTATACCATTGTTGATGATTGTGAAACAAGTGGAGGATTTTTAATTGATGTTGATATTACTGATTTAGGTTCAGCAACATCTTTAGATGTTTTTGATGGCACTACTACAATTGAAATTACAGATACAGGTGTTGAGCAATTTGGACCTTATGCATTAGAGACTGAAGTTAATTTTACAATTACGAATAATCAAGATACAACTTGTGAAATACTAAGTCCAACATTGACTAAGATTGCATGTTCACCAACCAATGATGATTGTAGCAATGCTAAATCATTTTTGTCTCTTCCATTTAGTGATACATTAGATGCTTCTGGGGCAACAAATAATGCTGGTTTTATAGCCGAATGCGGTTTTGGAATGAATGATGGCGTGTGGTATACATTTACACCTATAAGTGATGGTGTAGTTGATATTGTAGTTGAGAATGTTGATGGTTGGGATCCAGAAGTAGCTGTGTATACTGGTTCTTGCGGAACATTTACATGTGTTGATAGTGTAGATGATGGTGGTGCAGATGTAAGTGAAACTATAAGTGGAATGGATGTAACTAATGGAGTTCAATATTGGATTAATATTGGTTATTACGGTGGGTCTACAGATAGTCAAGAAGGTTTATTTACTCTTAATGTTAGTGGAACAGGTTTAAGCGTAGAAGATAATATTATTGAAGGGTTCTCAATTTACCCGAATCCAGTAAATGATGTATTGCGTTTTGCTGCTCAAGATAATATTGATGAAATAAGTGTTTATAACTTATTGGGTCAAGAAGTGTTGAGAACTCAACCTAAGGTATTAAATACTCAAGTTGATATGACTAAATTACCTACAGGAATGTATGTGGTTAAAGTGAAAGTTGGACAGCAACTAGGTAGTTATCGAGTTGTAAAAGAATAA
- a CDS encoding DoxX family membrane protein yields MNKNISLILRIIIAAILIQTLRYKFTAHPDSVYIFSKVGLEPIGRIGIGVLELISAILILIPRTIWLGSLLTIGIIGGAIMMHLTKLGIEIHDDGGSLFYTALIVFMLSIFVFINYRKNIPIIGHKL; encoded by the coding sequence ATGAACAAAAATATCTCATTAATATTACGAATAATTATAGCCGCTATATTAATTCAAACTTTGAGATATAAGTTTACTGCTCATCCGGATAGTGTATATATTTTTTCTAAAGTTGGTTTAGAACCAATAGGACGAATTGGAATTGGTGTTTTAGAGTTGATTTCAGCAATTTTAATTTTAATTCCTAGAACAATTTGGCTCGGTTCATTATTAACAATTGGCATAATTGGCGGTGCTATTATGATGCACCTCACGAAATTAGGAATTGAGATTCATGATGACGGCGGATCACTTTTTTATACTGCATTGATTGTCTTTATGTTAAGTATTTTTGTTTTTATAAACTATAGAAAAAACATTCCAATAATCGGGCATAAACTTTAA